The proteins below come from a single Rosa rugosa chromosome 2, drRosRugo1.1, whole genome shotgun sequence genomic window:
- the LOC133732740 gene encoding FBD-associated F-box protein At4g10400-like isoform X1, producing the protein MVSMENPRARNQDRISELPGELVHHIFSFLPMVDAVRTTILSKRWKKVWRELKNLDFDSKREFRKYKGGPHFATFVSRVLYFRDALDIQKFRLNISCPKCLPCIADWICTAVWRNVVELDLRIRFEGGEENFMFPECIFRCKTLEVLKLTLTFWQITCDPPTSGSFPSLKFLHVSVSEPDQEVMQKLFSCCPVLEGLTIDGTIDGDSRSGKYSFMISAPELTTLRIDLENIWEFLDVSIDAPKLENLDLKRLGLTNCFLMGSAKSLVNANIAFREYFKIVGQLDLSNFAMALLDQVSDVKSLSLSAHYLEDLHLPKDWHPPLFRNVNQLRLAFWDPSCWELLAVFLNSAPSLEDLVLEDRAEGHSEFAELHWNPPSNVPICLSSHLRTISLKGFKGLPVEMEMIRYLLKNGHLLSKMTISTGLHLLYPEQEELYTEFMMFHRATTCHFEFMQMHV; encoded by the exons ATGGTTTCTATGGAAAACCCTCGAGCAAGAAACCAAGATAGGATCAGTGAATTACCAGGTGAACTTGTTCATCACATATTCTCCTTCCTTCCGATGGTAGATGCTGTCAGAACCACCATTTTGTCTAAAAGGTGGAAGAAAGTGTGGAGAGAGCTTAAGAATCTAGACTTTGACAGCAAAAGGGAATTTCGGAAGTATAAAGGTGGTCCTCATTTTGCAACGTTTGTCAGCCGTGTACTCTACTTTCGTGATGCATTAGACATACAAAAATTCCGTCTTAACATTTCCTGTCCCAAGTGTTTACCTTGCATTGCGGATTGGATTTGCACTGCTGTTTGGCGTAATGTTGTTGAGCTTGATCTTCGTATTAGATTTGAAGGTGGGGAGGAAAATTTTATGTTTCCTGAGTGCATCTTTCGGTGCAAAACCCTTGAGGTTTTGAAACTGACTCTGACATTCTGGCAGATCACCTGTGATCCTCCTACATCAGGCTCTTTCCCAAGTCTCAAGTTCCTCCACGTATCAGtttctgaacctgaccaggaAGTAATGCAGAAGCTTTTCTCTTGCTGCCCTGTACTTGAAGGTTTGACTATAGATGGAACCATTGACGGTGACAGTCGTAGTGGTAAGTACAGTTTTATGATCTCTGCTCCGGAACTGACGACATTGAGAATAGATTTGGAAAATATATGGGAGTTTCTCGATGTTTCTATAGATGCCCCAAAGCTTGAAAACCTTGATCTCAAGCGGCTTGGTTTGACCAATTGTTTTCTAATGGGGAGTGCAAAATCCCTAGTCAATGCCAATATTGCTTTCAGAGAATACTTCAAAATAGTAGGACAGCTTGATCTTTCTAACTTTGCAATGGCACTTCTGGATCAAGTTTCTGATGTTAAATCTCTATCCCTTTCGGCTCATTACTTGGAG GATTTGCATCTCCCTAAGGATTGGCATCCCCCTCTTTTTCGTAATGTGAACCAATTGAGGCTGGCTTTTTGGGATCCCAGTTGCTGGGAATTGCTAGCTGTTTTTCTCAACAGTGCACCTAGTCTCGAAGATCTTGTCTTAGAAGAT AGAGCTGAAGGTCACTCCGAATTTGCAGAGCTTCACTGGAATCCACCAAGTAATGTGCCTATTTGTTTGTCATCACATCTGAGGACTATCTCCTTGAAGGGATTCAAGGGATTGCCAGTTGAGATGGAAATGATAAGGTATCTGTTGAAGAATGGTCATCTGTTGAGTAAGATGACGATTTCTACAGGTCTTCATCTTTTGTATCCGGAACAGGAGGAGTTATACACGGAGTTTATGATGTTTCATAGGGCAACAACATGCCATTTCGAGTTTATGCAGATGCATGTTTAG
- the LOC133732740 gene encoding putative F-box/FBD/LRR-repeat protein At5g62970 isoform X2 encodes MLLSLIFVLDLKITCDPPTSGSFPSLKFLHVSVSEPDQEVMQKLFSCCPVLEGLTIDGTIDGDSRSGKYSFMISAPELTTLRIDLENIWEFLDVSIDAPKLENLDLKRLGLTNCFLMGSAKSLVNANIAFREYFKIVGQLDLSNFAMALLDQVSDVKSLSLSAHYLEDLHLPKDWHPPLFRNVNQLRLAFWDPSCWELLAVFLNSAPSLEDLVLEDRAEGHSEFAELHWNPPSNVPICLSSHLRTISLKGFKGLPVEMEMIRYLLKNGHLLSKMTISTGLHLLYPEQEELYTEFMMFHRATTCHFEFMQMHV; translated from the exons ATGTTGTTGAGCTTGATCTTCGTATTAGATTTGAAG ATCACCTGTGATCCTCCTACATCAGGCTCTTTCCCAAGTCTCAAGTTCCTCCACGTATCAGtttctgaacctgaccaggaAGTAATGCAGAAGCTTTTCTCTTGCTGCCCTGTACTTGAAGGTTTGACTATAGATGGAACCATTGACGGTGACAGTCGTAGTGGTAAGTACAGTTTTATGATCTCTGCTCCGGAACTGACGACATTGAGAATAGATTTGGAAAATATATGGGAGTTTCTCGATGTTTCTATAGATGCCCCAAAGCTTGAAAACCTTGATCTCAAGCGGCTTGGTTTGACCAATTGTTTTCTAATGGGGAGTGCAAAATCCCTAGTCAATGCCAATATTGCTTTCAGAGAATACTTCAAAATAGTAGGACAGCTTGATCTTTCTAACTTTGCAATGGCACTTCTGGATCAAGTTTCTGATGTTAAATCTCTATCCCTTTCGGCTCATTACTTGGAG GATTTGCATCTCCCTAAGGATTGGCATCCCCCTCTTTTTCGTAATGTGAACCAATTGAGGCTGGCTTTTTGGGATCCCAGTTGCTGGGAATTGCTAGCTGTTTTTCTCAACAGTGCACCTAGTCTCGAAGATCTTGTCTTAGAAGAT AGAGCTGAAGGTCACTCCGAATTTGCAGAGCTTCACTGGAATCCACCAAGTAATGTGCCTATTTGTTTGTCATCACATCTGAGGACTATCTCCTTGAAGGGATTCAAGGGATTGCCAGTTGAGATGGAAATGATAAGGTATCTGTTGAAGAATGGTCATCTGTTGAGTAAGATGACGATTTCTACAGGTCTTCATCTTTTGTATCCGGAACAGGAGGAGTTATACACGGAGTTTATGATGTTTCATAGGGCAACAACATGCCATTTCGAGTTTATGCAGATGCATGTTTAG